In Trifolium pratense cultivar HEN17-A07 linkage group LG7, ARS_RC_1.1, whole genome shotgun sequence, a genomic segment contains:
- the LOC123894626 gene encoding uncharacterized protein LOC123894626 isoform X1 — protein MAGTGLPSLGRVKLSDLVPSDGLPSDSYKISVSILSQSLAQFSAVIVQFPATDGALLRSGLESARLYFHQRETYPPSDIIHHTSEAHDWCKTSGYYANPHLWQETYDYRPGLTSSEPNNSIELPPAGLSDIFSLFGKAARGILDAISFHLNLRSSPFVEILDNAPLRNQEISSSVLSVCCHGRPSFQGPQQHHNIPATQEDGQLLMYPDNDQQVDKSLISLVKSDRAGLHVRDFQGRWILVDGDLGPQEAIVFPGLALHQATAGYVNPALHRTEINMEANMYGRCSLGFKLLPKSMTSLDCSEMRAAGYGVEAQFQLPVPVDDFMQRSHPTDHLFNRPAFQCFNFQPTHDGSMKNLIQRRKQNPKSKPLPPSKRLRLEAQRVLKERVQDIADKKGIKLRFCNLKECESHIHTLDSPCANIRMEIGWPPGVPFVHPHDLPNKAKLGFLEAYEPGWTDAHQNIDRSQSP, from the exons ATGGCAGGCACTGGCCTGCCTTCTTTGGGTCGTGTGAAGCTCTCTGATTTAGTTCCTTCAGACGGGTTACCGTCTGATTCCTATAAAATTTCAGTTTCAATTTTGTCACAATCACTAGCTCAGTTTTCAGCTGTGATTGTTCAGTTTCCAGCAACTGATGGGGCACTTCTAAGATCTGGTTTAGAATCTGCTCGTTTGTATTTCCATCAAAGAGAGACATATCCACCTTCTGATATAATCCACCATACTAGTGAGGCGCATGATTGGTGTAAAACTTCTGGTTACTATGCAAATCCTCATTTGTGGCAGGAAACATATGATTATAGACCAGGTTTAACTTCTTCGGAACCGAATAACTCGATTGAGTTGCCTCCGGCTGGTTTGTCTGATATCTTTTCTTTATTTGGAAAAGCAGCAAGGGGTATTCTAGATGCAATTAGCTTTCATTTGAACTTGCGAAGTTCTCCGTTTGTAGAAATATTGGATAATGCTCCCTTGAGAAATCAAGAAATTTCATCTTCGGTTTTGTCTGTTTGCTGTCATGGTAGGCCTTCTTTTCAAGGGCCACAACAGCATCATAATATACCTGCTACTCAAGAAGATGGTCAATTGCTTATGTATCCTGATAATGATCAACAAGTTGATAAAAGTTTGATATCTCTTGTTAAGTCCGACAGGGCAGGTTTACATGTTAGAGATTTTCAAGGTCGGTGGATTCTAGTGGATGGTGATTTGGGGCCTCAAGAAGCTATTGTTTTTCCTGGGCTTGCACTTCATCAAGCAACAGCGGGATATGTAAACCCTGCATTGCACAGAACTGAGATTAATATGGAGGCTAATATGTATGGACGGTGTTCTTTAGGGTTCAAACTTTTGCCTAAATCAATGACTAGTCTTGATTGTTCAGAAATGAGAGCGGCAGGTTATGGAGTTGAAGCTCAGTTTCAGCTTCCTGTTCCTGTGGATGATTTTATGCAAAGATCTCATCCTACCGATCATCTATTTAACAGGCCTGCTTTCCAGTGCTTCAATTTCCAACCAACACATGATG GATCTATGAAGAATTTAATACAGAGGAGGAAGCAAAATCCCAAGAGCAAACCTCTGCCACCATCCAAGAGGTTAAGGCTTGAGGCGCAGAGAGTTTTGAAAGAAAGAGTCCAAGACATTGCAGATAAGAAAGGCATCAAGCTGCGCTTCTGTAATCTCAAGGAATGTGAAAGTCACATTCACACCCTAGACAGTCCATGTGCAAATATACGAATGGAGATAGGGTGGCCACCTGGAGTACCATTTGTCCATCCCCATGATTTGCCTAATAAGGCAAAGCTGGGATTTCTTGAAGCATATGAACCTGGTTGGACAGATGCTCACCAAAACATAGACAG GAGTCAGTCTCCCTGA
- the LOC123894626 gene encoding uncharacterized protein LOC123894626 isoform X2, protein MAGTGLPSLGRVKLSDLVPSDGLPSDSYKISVSILSQSLAQFSAVIVQFPATDGALLRSGLESARLYFHQRETYPPSDIIHHTSEAHDWCKTSGYYANPHLWQETYDYRPGLTSSEPNNSIELPPAGLSDIFSLFGKAARGILDAISFHLNLRSSPFVEILDNAPLRNQEISSSVLSVCCHGRPSFQGPQQHHNIPATQEDGQLLMYPDNDQQVDKSLISLVKSDRAGLHVRDFQGRWILVDGDLGPQEAIVFPGLALHQATAGYVNPALHRTEINMEANMYGRCSLGFKLLPKSMTSLDCSEMRAAGYGVEAQFQLPVPVDDFMQRSHPTDHLFNRPAFQCFNFQPTHDGVSLPEIQHMDNMQSSCEGLLRIGL, encoded by the exons ATGGCAGGCACTGGCCTGCCTTCTTTGGGTCGTGTGAAGCTCTCTGATTTAGTTCCTTCAGACGGGTTACCGTCTGATTCCTATAAAATTTCAGTTTCAATTTTGTCACAATCACTAGCTCAGTTTTCAGCTGTGATTGTTCAGTTTCCAGCAACTGATGGGGCACTTCTAAGATCTGGTTTAGAATCTGCTCGTTTGTATTTCCATCAAAGAGAGACATATCCACCTTCTGATATAATCCACCATACTAGTGAGGCGCATGATTGGTGTAAAACTTCTGGTTACTATGCAAATCCTCATTTGTGGCAGGAAACATATGATTATAGACCAGGTTTAACTTCTTCGGAACCGAATAACTCGATTGAGTTGCCTCCGGCTGGTTTGTCTGATATCTTTTCTTTATTTGGAAAAGCAGCAAGGGGTATTCTAGATGCAATTAGCTTTCATTTGAACTTGCGAAGTTCTCCGTTTGTAGAAATATTGGATAATGCTCCCTTGAGAAATCAAGAAATTTCATCTTCGGTTTTGTCTGTTTGCTGTCATGGTAGGCCTTCTTTTCAAGGGCCACAACAGCATCATAATATACCTGCTACTCAAGAAGATGGTCAATTGCTTATGTATCCTGATAATGATCAACAAGTTGATAAAAGTTTGATATCTCTTGTTAAGTCCGACAGGGCAGGTTTACATGTTAGAGATTTTCAAGGTCGGTGGATTCTAGTGGATGGTGATTTGGGGCCTCAAGAAGCTATTGTTTTTCCTGGGCTTGCACTTCATCAAGCAACAGCGGGATATGTAAACCCTGCATTGCACAGAACTGAGATTAATATGGAGGCTAATATGTATGGACGGTGTTCTTTAGGGTTCAAACTTTTGCCTAAATCAATGACTAGTCTTGATTGTTCAGAAATGAGAGCGGCAGGTTATGGAGTTGAAGCTCAGTTTCAGCTTCCTGTTCCTGTGGATGATTTTATGCAAAGATCTCATCCTACCGATCATCTATTTAACAGGCCTGCTTTCCAGTGCTTCAATTTCCAACCAACACATGATG GAGTCAGTCTCCCTGAAATCCAGCATATGGACAACATGCAATCAAGTTGTGAAGGTCTTTTGAGGATAGGCCTATAG